The genomic window TTGATGAAGTGATTCGTATCATTCGTGCCAGTGAAACAGATGCGGAAGCGCAAGCTGAGTTGATGAGTAAGTTCAAGCTTTCTGAACGTCAAAGTCAAGCTATCCTTGATATGCGTCTTCGTCGTTTGACAGGATTGGAACGTGATAAGATTCAGTCTGAATATGACGAATTAATTGCCTTGATTGCAGATTTGGCTGATATTCTTGCTAAACCTGAGCGCGTGGCGCAAATTATCAAAGAAGAATTGGACGAAGTCAAACGCAAGTTTGGTGACAAACGTCGTACGGAGTTGATGGTCGGTGAAGTCTTAACTCTTGAAGATGAAGATTTGATTGAAGAAACGGATGTCTTAATTACCCTATCTAACAAGGGTTATATCAAACGTTTGGACCAAGGTGAGTTTACTGCACAAAAACGTGGTGGCCGTGGAGTTCAAGGTACGGGAGTTAAGGATGATGACTTTGTGCGTGAGTTGGTTTCAACCAGCACCCATGATCATTTGCTCTTCTTTACCAATAAAGGACGTGTATACCGACTAAAAGGTTATGAAATCCCTGAATACGGGCGTACTGCTAAGGGCTTGCCAGTTGTCAATCTTTTGAAGTTGGACGAAGGTGAGAGCATTCAGACCATCATCAACGTTGAGTCTGAACGTAGTGATGACGCCTATCTCTTCTTTACAACTCGTCACGGTATTGTGAAGAGAACCAGTGTCAAAGAGTTCGCAAATATTCGTCAAAATGGACTTAAAGCCTTGAATCTCAAGGATGAAGACGAATTGATTAATGTCTTGCTGACAGAAGAAGATACGGATATTATCATTGGTACCAAGTTTGGTTATGCTGTTCGCTTTAATCAATCAGCTGTTCGTGGCATGAGCCGTATCGCGACAGGTGTTCGAGGAGTCAATCTTCGTGAGGGTGACACAGTAGTTGGTGCTAGCGTGATTACAAACCAAGACGAAGTTCTTATCATCACTGAAAAAGGATACGGTAAACGTACACTTGCTACTGAATATCCTACTAAAGGCCGTGGTGGTAAAGGGATGAAGACAGCTAATGTTGCTGAGAAGAATGGTCCTCTGGCTGGTCTCCTTACTGTTAAAGGCGATGAAGACCTGATGATTATCACAGATACAGGTGTCATGATCCGTACAAATGTTGCCAATATTTCACAAACTGGACGCTCAACTATGGGAGTTAAGGTGATGCGTCTAGATCAGGATGCTAAGATTGTGACCTTTACAACGGTTGCTGCGGCAGAAAAAGAAGAAGTTGGGACTGAAATTGAAACAGAAGGTGAAGCATAATGTCTCATAGAAGAACGAAAAATAAAAAGAGTAAGAAAAATAAGCGCAGAAATCTATTTATCAATATTTTAGCAGGTTTCTTAATTCTTTTATCTCTAGCTTTAATTTTTAATTCAAAGATTCGTGATCTCTTTTTGGTATGGAATACCAATAAATACCAAGTCAATCAAGTCACTAAGGAAAATATAGACGAAAATCTAAAAACCGAAGGAAATTTTGATTTTGACTCTGTTAAGTCTATTTCATCTGAAGCTGTGTTGGCTTCACAATGGGATGCTCAGAAACTTCCCGTTATTGGAGGTATTGCTATTCCCGAAGTGGAGATTAACCTCCCTATTTTCAAAGGGTTGGATAATGTAAACTTGTTCTACGGAGCAGGGACCATGAAACCAGACCAAAAAATGGGAGAAGGCAACTATTCTCTTGCCAGTCACCATATCTTTACTGCTGAAAATGCCAGTCAAATGCTCTTCTCACCTTTGGTCAATGCCAAAGCAGGTATGAAAATTTACCTGACGGATAAGGATAAAGTTTATACTTATGAGATTACAGAAGTTAAACGTGTTACACCAGACCGTGTAGATGAAATCGAAGATCGTGATGGCGTAAAGGAGATTACTTTGGTTACCTGTGTTGATTATAATGCGACCGAGCGTATAATCGTCAAAGGAATCTTTAAAGAATCAAAAGCTTATTCTGAGACTTCTGAGGATATTTTGAAGGCCTTTAATCAACCGTATAGACAACGATATTAAGAATGAATGAACCAGTGAAGTGCTATTTCACTGGTTTTTTTGTCAACAAATAGAATCAAAATAGTTCTTATGAAAAAGGATAATAAGGCTTAGGATAAAGATTTTTAAGATAAATATTTTAGAAATTTCCGGAAAACGCTTTCTAGAAAACAAGAATTATGTTATAATTATCACAAATAAAAGTTTAGGAGTTTTTTATGGTCTCTTCAGAATTTATTTCAAAGATTGAATTTGCTTGCAAGAAGAAAGAAAGTCTTTATAGCCAAAGCAAGTTTAAGTATGCGATTCGTTCCATGTTTGCAGGTGCTTTTCTGACATTTAGTACGGCTGCAGGTGCAGTTGGTGCTGACTTGATAAATAAAATCGCACCAGGCAGTGGTCGCTTCCTCTTCCCATTCGTTTTTGCTTGGGGATTGGCCTACATTGTTTTCTTGAATGCTGAGCTGGTAACTTCAAATATGATGTTTTTGACAGCTGGTAGTTTCTTGAAAAAAATTTCATGGAGAAAAACAGCTGAGATTTTACTTTACTGTACCTTGTTCAACCTTATCGGAGCTTTGATAGCAGGTTGGGGCTTTGCCCACTCAGCAGCCTATGCAAATCTAACACATGATAGCTTCATTTCAGGGGTTGTAGAGATGAAGTTAGGCCGTTCCAATGAGCTAGTCTTGCTTGAAGGTATTTTAGCCAATATCTTTGTAAACATTGCTATTCTTTCATTTGTTTTGGTGAAAGACGGTGGGGCTAAACTTTGGCTTGTTTTATCAGCAATTTACATGTTTGTATTCTTAACAAACGAACACATTGCTGCGAACTTTGCTTCTTTTGCGATTGTTAAGTTCAGTGTTGCAGCAGATTCAATTGCTAATTTTGACATACCTAATATTCTTCGTCACTGGGGTGTAACCTTTGTCGGAAACTTTATCGGAGGAGGCCTCTTGATGGGCTTGCCTTACGCATTCCTTAATAAAAACGAAGATACTTATGTCGATTAAAGAAATGAGCACGAGTGAATCGTGCTTTTTTGTTTGATGTGTAAGACTAGTCATAGTTGTTCCTTATATCAAAATATAGAAAAACGGTATTGGAAAAGACTAGCACAAGATGATACAATATTCCTAATGAAGCTATTTGGAGGTCGTTATATGACTCGTGATTTTAAATTTGAAACCCTACAATTACATGCTGGGCAAGTAGTTGATCCAGCAACTAAGTCTCGTGCAGTACCGATTTATCAAACAACATCCTTCGTTTTTGATGACACGCAGGAAGGTGCAGATCTGTTTGCCTTGAGAAAACCAGGGAACATTTATACTCGTATTACCAATCCTACAACAGCGGCATTTGAAGAAAGAATCGCTGCTCTTGAAGGTGGTGTTGGAGCACTAGCGACAGCATCAGGTATGGCTGCTGTAACCTACACTATTTTGGCGCTTGCTCACGCAGGTGATCATGTGGTGGCTGCGTCAACTATTTATGGTGGGACCTTCAACCTCTTGAAAGAAACCCTTCCTCGTTATGGAATTACAACAACCTTTGTGGATGTGGATAATTTGGAGGAAGTAGAAGCAGCTATCAATGACAATACCAAGCTTGTCTTGATTGAAACCTTGGGGAATCCCTTGATTAACATTCCTGACTTGGAAAAATTGGCTGAGATTGCGCATAAACACCAGATTCCTCTCGTTTCTGACAATACTTTTGCCACACCATATTTGATTAACGTCTTCTCTCACGGTGTAGATATTGCCATTCACTCTGCAACTAAATTTATCGGTGGGCATGGTACGACCATTGGAGGAGTTATTGTCGATAGCGGTCGTTTTGACTGGGCAGCTTCAGGGAAGTTCCCACAATTTGTTGAGGAAGACCCAAGTTACCACAACTTGAGCTATACTCGGGATGTGGGTGCAGCAGCCTTTATTATCGCTGTTCGTGTTCAATTGCTTCGTGATACAGGTGCTGCCTTGTCACCATTTAATGCCTTTCTCTTGCTCCAAGGGCTTGAAACTCTCTCTCTTCGTGTTGAACGTCACGTGCAAAATGCAGAGAAAATTGTTGATTTCCTTGTAAATCATCCTAAGGTAGAGAAGGTAAATTATCCAAAACTAGCTGACAGTCCATATCATGCCTTGGCTGAGAAGTATTTGCCAAAAGGTGTTGGTTCAATCTTTACCTTCCATGTCAAAGGTGGAGAGGCAGAAGCCCGCAAGGTGATTGATAATCTGGAAATCTTCTCTGACCTTGCAAACGTAGCAGATGCAAAATCTCTTGTTGTCCATCCTGCGACAACTACTCACGGTCAGTTGTCAGAAAAAGACCTAGAAGCAGCAGGTGTCACACCAAACCAAATCCGCTTGTCTATCGGTCTTGAAAATGTAGAGGATTTGATTGAAGACTTGCGTTTGGCCTTGGAAAAAATTTAAAGTAACAGATATAAACAGTGGGTTTCGACTCGCTGTTTTTGATTTTCCCTCAGGCATGATATAATGGATAAAGAAGTCTAGAAAGAGGAAAGTTATGAACGAAATCAAATGTCCCAACTGTGGGGAAGTCTTTACAGTAAATGAAAGCCAGTATGCCGAACTCATATCTCAAGTGAGAACGACAGAGTTTGATAAGGAATTACACGATCGCATGAAGCAGGAGCTGGCCTTGGCTGAGCAGAAGGCTATGAATGAGCAACAGACTAAACTGGCTCAGAAGGACCAAGAAATTGCGCAATTGCAGAGTCAAATCCAAAACTTTGATACAGAGAAAGAGTTAGCTAAGAAGGAAGTTGAGCAGACAAGTCACCAGGCCTTATTAGCAAAGGAC from Streptococcus oralis includes these protein-coding regions:
- the gyrA gene encoding DNA gyrase subunit A, which gives rise to MQDRNLVNVNLTKEMKTSFIDYAMSVIVARALPDVRDGLKPVHRRILYGMNELGVTPDKPHKKSARITGDVMGKYHPHGDSSIYEAMVRMAQWWSYRYMLVDGHGNFGSMDGDGAAAQRYTEARMSKIALEMLRDINKNTVDFVDNYDANEREPLVLPARFPNLLVNGATGIAVGMATNIPPHNLGETIDAVKLVMDNPEVTTKDLMEVLPGPDFPTGALVMGKSGIHKAYETGKGSIVLRSRTEIETTKTGRERIVVTEFPYMVNKTKVHEHIVRLVQEKRIEGITAVRDESNREGVRFVIEVKRDASANVILNNLFKMTQMQTNFGFNMLAIQNGVPKILSLRQILDAYIEHQKEVVVRRTRFDKEKAEARAHILEGLLIALDHIDEVIRIIRASETDAEAQAELMSKFKLSERQSQAILDMRLRRLTGLERDKIQSEYDELIALIADLADILAKPERVAQIIKEELDEVKRKFGDKRRTELMVGEVLTLEDEDLIEETDVLITLSNKGYIKRLDQGEFTAQKRGGRGVQGTGVKDDDFVRELVSTSTHDHLLFFTNKGRVYRLKGYEIPEYGRTAKGLPVVNLLKLDEGESIQTIINVESERSDDAYLFFTTRHGIVKRTSVKEFANIRQNGLKALNLKDEDELINVLLTEEDTDIIIGTKFGYAVRFNQSAVRGMSRIATGVRGVNLREGDTVVGASVITNQDEVLIITEKGYGKRTLATEYPTKGRGGKGMKTANVAEKNGPLAGLLTVKGDEDLMIITDTGVMIRTNVANISQTGRSTMGVKVMRLDQDAKIVTFTTVAAAEKEEVGTEIETEGEA
- a CDS encoding class A sortase codes for the protein MSHRRTKNKKSKKNKRRNLFINILAGFLILLSLALIFNSKIRDLFLVWNTNKYQVNQVTKENIDENLKTEGNFDFDSVKSISSEAVLASQWDAQKLPVIGGIAIPEVEINLPIFKGLDNVNLFYGAGTMKPDQKMGEGNYSLASHHIFTAENASQMLFSPLVNAKAGMKIYLTDKDKVYTYEITEVKRVTPDRVDEIEDRDGVKEITLVTCVDYNATERIIVKGIFKESKAYSETSEDILKAFNQPYRQRY
- a CDS encoding formate/nitrite transporter family protein, encoding MVSSEFISKIEFACKKKESLYSQSKFKYAIRSMFAGAFLTFSTAAGAVGADLINKIAPGSGRFLFPFVFAWGLAYIVFLNAELVTSNMMFLTAGSFLKKISWRKTAEILLYCTLFNLIGALIAGWGFAHSAAYANLTHDSFISGVVEMKLGRSNELVLLEGILANIFVNIAILSFVLVKDGGAKLWLVLSAIYMFVFLTNEHIAANFASFAIVKFSVAADSIANFDIPNILRHWGVTFVGNFIGGGLLMGLPYAFLNKNEDTYVD
- a CDS encoding O-acetylhomoserine aminocarboxypropyltransferase/cysteine synthase family protein, which gives rise to MTRDFKFETLQLHAGQVVDPATKSRAVPIYQTTSFVFDDTQEGADLFALRKPGNIYTRITNPTTAAFEERIAALEGGVGALATASGMAAVTYTILALAHAGDHVVAASTIYGGTFNLLKETLPRYGITTTFVDVDNLEEVEAAINDNTKLVLIETLGNPLINIPDLEKLAEIAHKHQIPLVSDNTFATPYLINVFSHGVDIAIHSATKFIGGHGTTIGGVIVDSGRFDWAASGKFPQFVEEDPSYHNLSYTRDVGAAAFIIAVRVQLLRDTGAALSPFNAFLLLQGLETLSLRVERHVQNAEKIVDFLVNHPKVEKVNYPKLADSPYHALAEKYLPKGVGSIFTFHVKGGEAEARKVIDNLEIFSDLANVADAKSLVVHPATTTHGQLSEKDLEAAGVTPNQIRLSIGLENVEDLIEDLRLALEKI